A window of Argopecten irradians isolate NY chromosome 1, Ai_NY, whole genome shotgun sequence contains these coding sequences:
- the LOC138331612 gene encoding zinc finger protein 593 homolog, with product MGRYARKKQHKGDKPLKEKYRTKRKTKDWDQIDEDLKPGNAEKLLNQETDFDKPGAGKFYCLHCAKYFIDLHALKEHFRSKPHKRRLKALELEPYTLAEAERAAGMGSYIAPKKRKMETQSIPEEMKTEESEGT from the exons ATGGGTCGGTATGCAAGGAAGAAACAACATAAGGGGGATAAACCTCTAAAAGAGAAATATCGAACGAAACGAAAAACAAAAGACTGGGACCAAATTGATGAAGATTTGAAGCCAGGAAATGCCGAGAAATTACTGAATCAGGAGACCGATTTTGACAAACCAGGAGCAGGgaaattttattgtttacattgcGC aaaatatttcattgactTACATGCCTTGAAAGAACACTTTCGAAGTAAGCCCCACAAACGAAG ACTGAAGGCATTAGAATTAGAACCATACACATTAGCAGAGGCAGAGAGAGCAGCAGGAATGGGCTCGTATATTGCACCTAAGAAAAGGAAAATGGAAACACAATCTATACCAGAGGAGATGAAGACAGAAGAATCTGAAGGAACCTGA